A single genomic interval of Mangifera indica cultivar Alphonso chromosome 5, CATAS_Mindica_2.1, whole genome shotgun sequence harbors:
- the LOC123216706 gene encoding polyadenylate-binding protein 1 isoform X1 produces MEDQHEHDYQDHGVYGEEIPNEMDADDQNPDHEQELDDPNSNSKDLEDMKKRLKEIEEEAGALREMQAKVEKEMGAVQDTSSTSATQAEKEEVDARSIYVGNVDYACTPEEVQQHFQSCGTVNRVTILTDKFGQPKGFAYVEFVEVDAVQNALLLNETELHGRQLKVSAKRTNIPGMKQYRGRQPNPYLGFRGRRPFMPGVPFTPYGYGRVPRFRRPMRYRPY; encoded by the exons ATGGAAGACCAACACGAACACGATTACCAAGACCATGGCGTGTACGGCGAAGAGATCCCCAACGAGATGGACGCGGACGATCAGAATCCGGACCATGAACAAGAACTCGACGACCCTAATTCTAACTccaag gaTTTGGAGGACATGAAGAAGAGGTTGAaggagattgaagaagaagccGGCGCTCTTCGTGAAATGCAGGCTAAAGTCGAGAAGGAGATGGGAGCTGTCCAAG ATACCTCAAGTACTTCTGCAACTCAAGCTGAAAAGGAGGAAGTGGATGCCCGCTCAATTTATGTTGGTAAT GTAGACTATGCTTGTACCCCCGAGGAAGTGCAGCAGCATTTTCAGTCCTGTGGAACTGTCAACAGGGTGACAATTTTGACAGACAAGTTTGGTCAACCAAAAGGATTTGCTTATGTTGAGTTTGTTGAAGTTGATGCTGTTCAAAATGCTCTTCTGTTAAATGAAACAGAACTGCATGGTCGTCAGTTAAAG GTTTCTGCAAAGCGAACCAACATTCCTGGTATGAAACAGTATCGTGGAAGGCAGCCCAACCCATATCTTGGTTTCCGAGGTAGGAGGCCCTTCATGCCTGGTGTGCCTTTTACTCCATATGGCTATGG AAGGGTTCCCAGATTCAGGCGGCCAATGAGGTACAGGCCATACTAA
- the LOC123216706 gene encoding polyadenylate-binding protein 2 isoform X2: MPAQFMLVDYACTPEEVQQHFQSCGTVNRVTILTDKFGQPKGFAYVEFVEVDAVQNALLLNETELHGRQLKVSAKRTNIPGMKQYRGRQPNPYLGFRGRRPFMPGVPFTPYGYGRVPRFRRPMRYRPY; encoded by the exons ATGCCCGCTCAATTTATGTTG GTAGACTATGCTTGTACCCCCGAGGAAGTGCAGCAGCATTTTCAGTCCTGTGGAACTGTCAACAGGGTGACAATTTTGACAGACAAGTTTGGTCAACCAAAAGGATTTGCTTATGTTGAGTTTGTTGAAGTTGATGCTGTTCAAAATGCTCTTCTGTTAAATGAAACAGAACTGCATGGTCGTCAGTTAAAG GTTTCTGCAAAGCGAACCAACATTCCTGGTATGAAACAGTATCGTGGAAGGCAGCCCAACCCATATCTTGGTTTCCGAGGTAGGAGGCCCTTCATGCCTGGTGTGCCTTTTACTCCATATGGCTATGG AAGGGTTCCCAGATTCAGGCGGCCAATGAGGTACAGGCCATACTAA
- the LOC123215984 gene encoding taxane 13-alpha-hydroxylase-like → MEVSFSLDDSIFVPEITTLILVTLVTILAGWWRYRVYPQLGRKPPPGKLGLPLVRESLSFLKAYKKNQLAEWVKKRTFERGPTFKTSLMGSDAAVITGLAGNRFIYTATDSGIAANQPAPVRATLGKKNTIFEISGPRYKLVKSAIINFLRPESIQRYVCEMDSLIKQQLFLELNDRESVKLVPLLKKAAFKVTCSLLFRLSEEKERETLFEDFSIALRGMWSILLNFPGTLYRKSSTA, encoded by the exons ATGGAGGTAAGCTTTAGCCTTGATGATTCCATTTTCGTCCCAGAAATTACAACTCTTATTCTTGTGACTCTAGTTACAATTTTGGCTGGATGGTGGAGATACAGAGTATATCCTCAGCTTGGAAGAAAGCCTCCTCCAGGGAAATTGGGTTTGCCTCTTGTTAGAGAATCTTTAAGCTTCTTGAAGGCTTATAAAAAGAACCAGCTTGCTGAATGGGTGAAGAAGCGTACATTTGAGCGTGGACCAACATTCAAGACCTCACTCATGGGTTCTGATGCTGCTGTTATAACTGGCCTAGCAGGAAACAGATTTATATACACTGCCACTGATAGTGGCATTGCAGCTAACCAACCAGCTCCTGTAAGAGCCacacttggaaaaaaaaatactatctTCGAGATTTCTGGGCCTAGATACAAGCTTGTTAAGAGcgcaattataaattttctaagaCCTGAAAGCATCCAAAGATATGTATGTGAAATGGATTCACTCATCAAGCAACAATTATTCCTG GAACTCAATGATAGGGAGTCAGTAAAGCTGGTACCCTTGCTGAAGAAAGCTGCATTTAAAGTCACTTGCAGTTTGCTTTTCAGATTATCggaagaaaaggaaagagaaacaTTGTTTGAGGATTTTTCAATTGCCCTCAGAGGAATGTGGAGCATCCTTTTGAATTTTCCAGGGACCTTGTATAGAAAATCATCTACTGCTTGA
- the LOC123215983 gene encoding putative pectinesterase 63, which yields MWSQGIKHVAIFTIFLFHHVRPYPVIEAPPIPEDKALLPGWFEANVKPGNTRKTSLDPELAAAEGGARVIKVGLDGSGEFKTITDALNSIPAGNTKRVILWIGPGEYKEKIKIDRSKKFVTLYGSPNAMPTLTFDGTAAKYGTVDSATLVTESDYFMAANIIIKNSAPPPDGKRVGAQAVALRVSGDKAALYNCKIFGFQDTLCDDRGNHFFKDCYVEGTVDFIFGSGKSMYLNTELHVLGDGKDQFAAITAHARESEKEDTGYSFVHCSITGEGSTYLGRAWKTRPRVIYAFTDMGKVVHPTGWTNNSHPEREKSVFYGEYKCSGPGATPESRAQFTRQLTRDEVLPFINLGYIQGARWLLPPPKL from the exons ATGTGGAGTCAAGGAATCAAACACGTTGCCATTTTCACAATTTTCCTCTTTCATCATGTCAGGCCTTACCCTGTGATTGAAGCACCGCCAATTCCTGAAGATAAAGCACTATTACCAGGCTGGTTCGAAGCCAATGTTAAGCCTGGTAATACTAGGAAGACAAGTCTTGACCCTGAACTTGCTGCGGCTGAGGGCGGAGCTCGTGTAATCAAGGTTGGGTTAGATGGAAGTGGCGAATTTAAAACTATAACCGATGCACTTAACAGCATACCGGCGGGGAACACAAAACGTGTCATTTTATGGATTGGACCAGGAGAATATAAGGAGAAGATCAAGATTGATCGAAGCAAAAAGTTTGTGACGCTCTATGGATCGCCTAATGCTATGCCTACTTTGACATTTGATGGAACTGCAGCCAAATATGGAACAGTTGACAGTGCCACCTTGGTTACGGAGTCTGATTACTTCATGGCTgctaatattataataaag AATTCTGCACCGCCACCGGACGGGAAAAGAGTTGGAGCTCAGGCGGTTGCATTGAGGGTCTCTGGAGACAAAGCAGCCTTATATAACTGCAAAATATTTGGTTTCCAGGATACCTTGTGTGATGACAGGGGCAACCATTTCTTCAAGGATTGCTACGTTGAAGGCACtgttgatttcatttttggATCAGGGAAGTCAATGTATTTG AACACGGAGTTACATGTGTTGGGGGATGGTAAGGATCAGTTTGCAGCAATAACTGCGCATGCTCGGGAGAGTGAAAAAGAGGACACAGGATACTCATTCGTGCATTGTTCCATAACTGGGGAGGGGAGCACATACTTGGGCAGAGCCTGGAAAACTAGACCAAGAGTTATTTATGCTTTCACTGACATGGGCAAGGTTGTCCATCCAACTGGATGGACCAACAATTCCCACCCCGAGCGCGAAAA GAGTGTTTTCTATGGAGAATACAAGTGTTCAGGACCAGGGGCAACTCCAGAAAGTAGGGCTCAATTCACCAGACAGCTAACTAGAGATGAGGTTCTACCCTTCATCAACCTTGGCTATATTCAAGGAGCTCGATGGTTACTTCCTCCTCCCAAACTATAA
- the LOC123216986 gene encoding metacaspase-1 isoform X1: protein MFMLVNCSNCHTPLQLPPGAQSIRCAICRGVTLIADPRSLPPPGSSHQPYPPPSSSTASSPYNHAPPGAPPQVHGRKRALIVGVSYTNSRHELKGCLNDAKCMKYLLINRFKFPESSIVMLTEEETDPYKRPTKYNMRMAMYWLVQGCQPGDSLVFHYSGHGSQQRNYTGDEIDGYDETLCPVDFETQGMIVDDEINATIVKPLPRGARLHAIIDACHSGTVLDLPFLCRMDRYGKYIWEDHRPRSGMWKGTSGGEAISFSGCDDDQTSADTSALSRITSTGAMTYSFIQAIERGHGNTYGNILNAMRSTIRHTDSQIDGGVVTTLITMLLTGGSVGGGLRQEPQLSSNEPFDVYTKPFSL, encoded by the exons ATGTTTATGCTCGTGAATTGTTCCAACTGCCACACGCCGTTACAGCTACCTCCTGGGGCCCAGTCGATCCGTTGCGCCATCTGCCGCGGTGTCACACTCATCGCAGACCCAAGATCACTTCCTCCACCTGGATCCTCCCACCAACCATACCCTCCTCCATCTTCCTCCACTGCTTCCTCTCCGTATAATCACGCGCCTCCTGGAGCGCCACCGCAAGTGCATGGCCGTAAAAGAGCGCTCATCGTTGGCGTGTCGTATACCAATTCAAGGCACGAGCTCAAGGGTTGTCTTAATGACGCCAAGTGTATGAAGTACTTGCTGATTAACCGATTTAAGTTCCCCGAGTCCTCAATTGTTATGCTCACTG AAGAAGAAACTGATCCCTACAAGCGTCCTACTAAATATAACATGAGAATGGCAATGTATTGGCTTGTTCAAGGATGTCAACCAGGTGATTCATTGGTGTTCCATTATTCTGGTCATGGTTCGCAGCAGAGGAACTACACTGGTGATGAGATTGATGGATATGATGAAACTCTTTGTCCTGTGGATTTTGAAACCCAAGGAATGATTGTTGATGATGAGATCAATGCAACTATTGTGAAGCCACTTCCTCGAGGGGCCAGGCTTCATGCAATTATAGATGCTTGCCATAGTGGAACTGTGTTAGATTTACCATTTCTCTGTAGAATGGACAG ATATGGGAAGTACATATGGGAGGACCATCGTCCTCGATCAGGAATGTGGAAAGGCACAAGTGGTGGAGAGGCTATATCCTTCAGTGGCTGTGATGACGATCAAACCTCTGCTGATACATCG GCTTTATCAAGAATTACATCAACAGGTGCCATGACTTATTCTTTCATCCAGGCTATTGAGCGTGGACATGGAAATACATATGGGAACATTCTAAATGCAATGAGGTCAACAATTCGACACACAGACAGTCAGATTGATGGTGGTGTTGTAACAACTCTAATCACCATGCTTTTGACAGGAGGGAGCGTTGGTGGCGGATTGAGACAG GAACCTCAGTTGAGTTCAAATGAACCATTTGATGTGTATACAAAGCCCTTCTCCCTATAA
- the LOC123216986 gene encoding metacaspase-1 isoform X2: MFMLVNCSNCHTPLQLPPGAQSIRCAICRGVTLIADPRSLPPPGSSHQPYPPPSSSTASSPYNHAPPGAPPQVHGRKRALIVGVSYTNSRHELKGCLNDAKCMKYLLINRFKFPESSIVMLTEEETDPYKRPTKYNMRMAMYWLVQGCQPGDSLVFHYSGHGSQQRNYTGDEIDGYDETLCPVDFETQGMIVDDEINATIVKPLPRGARLHAIIDACHSGTVLDLPFLCRMDRYGKYIWEDHRPRSGMWKGTSGGEAISFSGCDDDQTSADTSALSRITSTGAMTYSFIQAIERGHGNTYGNILNAMRSTIRHTDSQIDGGVVTTLITMLLTGGSVGGGLRQSNALVTT; the protein is encoded by the exons ATGTTTATGCTCGTGAATTGTTCCAACTGCCACACGCCGTTACAGCTACCTCCTGGGGCCCAGTCGATCCGTTGCGCCATCTGCCGCGGTGTCACACTCATCGCAGACCCAAGATCACTTCCTCCACCTGGATCCTCCCACCAACCATACCCTCCTCCATCTTCCTCCACTGCTTCCTCTCCGTATAATCACGCGCCTCCTGGAGCGCCACCGCAAGTGCATGGCCGTAAAAGAGCGCTCATCGTTGGCGTGTCGTATACCAATTCAAGGCACGAGCTCAAGGGTTGTCTTAATGACGCCAAGTGTATGAAGTACTTGCTGATTAACCGATTTAAGTTCCCCGAGTCCTCAATTGTTATGCTCACTG AAGAAGAAACTGATCCCTACAAGCGTCCTACTAAATATAACATGAGAATGGCAATGTATTGGCTTGTTCAAGGATGTCAACCAGGTGATTCATTGGTGTTCCATTATTCTGGTCATGGTTCGCAGCAGAGGAACTACACTGGTGATGAGATTGATGGATATGATGAAACTCTTTGTCCTGTGGATTTTGAAACCCAAGGAATGATTGTTGATGATGAGATCAATGCAACTATTGTGAAGCCACTTCCTCGAGGGGCCAGGCTTCATGCAATTATAGATGCTTGCCATAGTGGAACTGTGTTAGATTTACCATTTCTCTGTAGAATGGACAG ATATGGGAAGTACATATGGGAGGACCATCGTCCTCGATCAGGAATGTGGAAAGGCACAAGTGGTGGAGAGGCTATATCCTTCAGTGGCTGTGATGACGATCAAACCTCTGCTGATACATCG GCTTTATCAAGAATTACATCAACAGGTGCCATGACTTATTCTTTCATCCAGGCTATTGAGCGTGGACATGGAAATACATATGGGAACATTCTAAATGCAATGAGGTCAACAATTCGACACACAGACAGTCAGATTGATGGTGGTGTTGTAACAACTCTAATCACCATGCTTTTGACAGGAGGGAGCGTTGGTGGCGGATTGAGACAG TCCAATGCTCTGGTGACAACTTGA
- the LOC123216985 gene encoding cell division cycle 20.3, cofactor of APC complex-like gives MDHQRRLNRLLETDWYSPRRLLSSPTEFDFPGDRFIPSRSLMNLDQAYGLLTDKTIKRRQNPNFNDAYRQKLVDNLTLDSEGRPFRMLVFRGSPKSSRKTNRLIDEMRREDAEALRNSTHLNQHRGMPKKEAKILDAPNLRNDFYLNIMDWGKNNVLAIALGQVLYLWKSENGDVRRLSESHDEDNYPTSVIWSQDARNLAVGYMNSELQIWDAETSKLVRKLEGHHRRVTTVSWNQWNGHILTSAGLDKSIINHDVRVSNNVTSCIKAHSEEVVRVKWSTEGNVLASGGNDNLVYIWEPTKMSSSKFLCRFNEHTAAVKALAWCPYQFNVLASGGGSEDGRIKIWNVQKGTCISSVDSKAQICGLEWNKHHKEILSGHGFSSRRNENRLCLWKYPSMTKVGELKPETPRVNSRVLELSQSPDGLTVVSAGADETLRFWEIFGPPSKDSNASYLDSLLSLKTSPIR, from the exons ATGGATCATCAAAGGAGACTAAACAGACTCCTTGAAACAGATTGGTACTCTCCTCGAAGACTCCTCAGTAGCCCCACCGAGTTCGATTTTCCG GGAGACCGCTTTATACCCAGCAGAAGTTTGATGAATCTTGATCAAGCTTACGGTTTGTTGACTGACAAAACAATCAAGCGACGCCAAAATCCAAATTTCAAT gATGCATATAGACAGAAATTGGTGGATAACTTGACTTTGGATTCAGAAGGGAGACCGTTTAGGATGTTGGTTTTCAGGGGAAGTCCAAAATCCAGCAGAAAAACGAACCGTCTTATTGATGAGATGAGAAGGGAAGACGCCGAGGCACTACGAAATAGTACCCACCTAAATCAGCATCGAGGCATGCCCAAG AAAGAAGCTAAGATCCTGGATGCACCTAATCTAAGGAATGACTTTTATCTGAACATCATGGATTGGGGGAAAAACAATGTGCTTGCCATTGCTTTGGGTCAAGTGCTATATCTTTGGAAATCAGAGAATGGAGATGTTCGCAGGTTGTCCGAATCTCATGACGAGGATAATTATCCGACAAGTGTAATCTGGTCTCAAGATGCTAGAAATCTGGCTGTTGGATATATGAACTCCGAACTTCAGATATGGGATGCTGAGACTTCAAAACTT GTTAGGAAGCTTGAAGGTCATCACAGAAGAGTTACAACTGTGTCATGGAATCAATGGAATGGTCACATTTTAACATCAGCAGGCCTGGATAAATCCATTATCAATCATGATG TTAGAGTGTCGAACAATGTGACTTCATGCATAAAAGCGCACAGTGAAGAAGTGGTTAGAGTTAAATGGTCTACAGAAGGCAATGTTCTCGCAAGCGGTGGTAATGATAATCTGGTGTACATATGGGAGCCTACCAAAATGAGTTCATCGAAATTTTTATGCCGATTTAATGAACATACTGCTGCAGTCAAGGCCCTTGCATGGTGCCCATACCAATTTAACGTACTTGCCTCCGGAGGAGGCTCAGAAGATGGGCGTATTAAGATATGGAATGTGCAAAAGGGGACATGCATCAGCAGTGTAGATTCAAAAGCACAG ATTTGTGGACTGGAGTGGAACAAGCATCACAAAGAGATACTGAGTGGACATGGCTTTAGTAGCAGGAGGAATGAAAACAGACTATGCTTGTGGAAATACCCTTCAATGACTAAAGTTGGGGAATTAAAGCCTGAAACCCCTAGAGTAAACTCCAGAGTCCTTGAGCTTTCCCAG AGCCCTGATGGCCTGACTGTGGTATCAGCTGGGGCGGATGAGACTCTTCGCTTTTGGGAGATTTTTGGACCTCCTTCCAAAGATTCAAATGCTTCATATCTTGACAGCCTTCTCTCTTTAAAGACATCCCCCATAAGATGA
- the LOC123217588 gene encoding peroxidase 57-like, with product MKMKSKSAVITFSLGFILSNWAWEGWCEGALEIGFYRGKCGIVDVEAIVAGVVTARFIRDPTIVAALLRLQYHDCFVNGCDASILIDGSNSEKTALPNLSLRGFDIIDDAKAAVDRICQGVVSCADLIIIATRDAVFLSLGGRYEVQTGRRDGLVSLPQNVSLFLPPPAASVSQSIALFAKKGLTPTDMVLLLGAHSVGVVHCSLFEDRLYNFNNTGRPDPTMDLFLVTLLRLPCPQNTSTNNAVNLDQNIFPFMDNSYYQQLLLNRGILPIDQELALHPLTRGTVMNLATRGFDFPIQFGTAMVKLGAIEILTGSQGEIRRSCRAFNQD from the exons atgaagatgaagagcaAATCAGCTGTTATTACATTTAGTCTGGGATTCATTTTATCAAACTGGGCATGGGAAGGTTGGTGTGAAGGTGCATTAGAGATAGGATTTTACAGAGGAAAATGTGGAATTGTAGATGTCGAAGCCATAGTGGCCGGCGTTGTCACTGCCAGGTTCATTAGAGATCCCACCATTGTGGCTGCACTCTTGCGTTTGCAATATCATGattgttttgtcaat GGGTGTGATGCATCAATTCTGATAGACGGCAGCAACAGTGAGAAAACAGCACTTCCAAATCTGAGCTTAAGAGGTTTTGATATTATAGACGATGCCAAGGCTGCTGTTGACAGAATTTGCCAAGGGGTGGTGTCCTGTGCTGATCTTATTATAATTGCTACTAGGGATGCTGTTTTCCTG AGTTTAGGAGGAAGATATGAAGTGCAAACAGGAAGAAGAGATGGTTTAGTCTCTCTACCTCAAAATGTGTCTCTCTTTCTCCCCCCGCCTGCAGCTTCAGTCTCTCAGTCCATCGCCTTGTTTGCCAAAAAAGGCCTAACTCCAACTGACATGGTTCTTCTTCTAG GAGCTCACTCTGTTGGAGTAGTTCATTGCTCACTCTTCGAGGATCGTCTTTACAATTTCAATAACACCGGCAGGCCTGATCCAACCATGGATCTTTTTCTTGTAACTTTACTCAGACTTCCTTGTCCTCAAAACACATCAACAAACAATGCAGTTAATCTTGATCAGAATATATTTCCATTCATGGACAACTCATACTATCAGCAATTATTATTGAATAGGGGCATTCTTCCAATTGATCAAGAGTTGGCATTACACCCATTAACGAGGGGTACAGTGATGAACTTAGCCACCAGAGGGTTTGATTTCCCGATCCAGTTCGGCACTGCCATGGTTAAACTTGGAGCTATTGAGATTCTTACTGGTAGTCAAGGAGAGATTAGAAGATCTTGCAGAGCCTTCAATCAGGATTAA